A portion of the Allorhodopirellula heiligendammensis genome contains these proteins:
- a CDS encoding DUF1593 domain-containing protein, translating to MKTVSLAVLLAIAIGCCRAGFASPPGGALDSDRRGDPYSEKPRVIVSTDIGGSDPDDFQSLVHLLLYTDVIDVEGLISSPPNAGRVRDIREVIDAYASDYARLKRHSNDYPTPNALRVVTKQGAVDKAPHEGWSKPTAGSQWIVQQAQTADMRPLWILVWGSITDVAQAVHDEPSIKGKIRVYSIGSWNTKLDSAARDYLFNKHDDLWWIESDTTFRGMYMGGMQDGEWGNDRFVQQNVKGHGSLGDLFVRKKRDIKMGDTPSLLYLLRGNADDPTEPHWGGAFVKTDHGKYFWTDNPDQILSINERAGAKTVSDWRREYLEDWKSRMDRLIE from the coding sequence ATGAAAACCGTCTCACTTGCCGTTCTGCTGGCTATTGCAATTGGTTGTTGCCGGGCGGGCTTCGCCTCACCTCCTGGCGGCGCCTTAGACAGCGATCGGCGCGGCGATCCCTACAGCGAGAAGCCCCGTGTAATTGTCTCGACAGATATCGGCGGATCGGACCCTGACGATTTTCAATCGCTGGTGCATCTGCTGTTGTACACCGACGTTATCGATGTCGAGGGATTGATCTCATCGCCACCGAACGCGGGGCGTGTGAGAGACATTCGGGAAGTGATCGATGCCTATGCGAGCGATTACGCGCGCTTAAAACGGCACTCGAACGACTACCCCACTCCGAATGCGTTACGTGTTGTGACGAAGCAGGGTGCTGTCGATAAGGCACCGCACGAAGGTTGGAGCAAGCCAACGGCTGGTTCGCAATGGATCGTCCAGCAAGCGCAGACCGCTGATATGCGGCCGTTGTGGATTCTCGTATGGGGCAGCATCACGGATGTTGCCCAGGCGGTCCATGACGAGCCTTCGATAAAGGGCAAAATCCGGGTGTACTCGATTGGCTCGTGGAATACCAAGCTCGACTCTGCCGCCCGCGATTACCTTTTCAACAAACATGATGACTTGTGGTGGATTGAGAGCGATACCACGTTTCGAGGCATGTACATGGGCGGAATGCAAGACGGCGAGTGGGGCAATGACCGTTTCGTTCAACAAAATGTGAAGGGTCATGGGTCGCTAGGCGATCTTTTCGTCAGGAAGAAACGTGACATCAAAATGGGAGACACACCATCACTGCTGTACTTGCTTCGAGGCAACGCCGACGATCCTACCGAGCCGCATTGGGGAGGCGCGTTCGTCAAGACTGATCATGGGAAATACTTTTGGACCGACAATCCGGATCAAATCTTATCGATTAACGAACGAGCCGGCGCGAAAACCGTTAGCGACTGGCGTCGTGAATATCTTGAAGACTGGAAAAGTCGGATGGATCGATTGATCGAGTGA
- a CDS encoding dipeptide epimerase: protein MKLRLHRYDLPLEFEFTISRGSINTQSSLIVELEHNGHRGFGEATANEYYGHTVNSMSESILACRREIESFEFGRPEQLWQALQPSFAEDSFALSAIDLAAYDLFGKHSRQRTFETMGLEWKHIPESSYTIGIDEPEKMIAKLESRPTWSIYKIKLGSRHDVAIIRALREKTAATLRVDANCGWTVDEAISNSHELKDLGVEFIEQPLPADSSREQHQRVYQEAALPIIADENCLVEADVAKCAGIFHGINVKLCKCGGLTPGLRMLRQARELGLKTMVGCMVESSVGISGAAQLLPLLDYADLDGAELISDDIATGVVVDNGRIRLAQRFGSGVELKNKHNERT from the coding sequence ATGAAGCTGCGTTTACATCGATACGATCTGCCCCTCGAATTTGAGTTCACCATCTCCCGAGGCTCGATCAATACACAGTCTTCACTGATCGTTGAACTGGAGCACAACGGGCACCGTGGTTTCGGCGAGGCGACGGCCAATGAGTACTACGGGCATACCGTGAACTCCATGTCAGAATCGATTCTGGCGTGTCGTAGGGAGATTGAGTCTTTCGAGTTCGGCAGACCTGAACAGTTGTGGCAGGCCTTGCAGCCTTCATTCGCGGAAGACTCCTTCGCGTTATCGGCGATCGATTTAGCAGCGTACGATCTATTTGGCAAACACAGCAGACAGCGGACGTTTGAAACGATGGGGCTCGAGTGGAAGCACATTCCAGAATCGAGTTACACGATCGGAATTGACGAACCGGAGAAGATGATCGCTAAGTTGGAGTCGCGTCCAACGTGGAGCATCTACAAAATCAAGCTTGGTTCTCGGCACGATGTCGCGATCATTCGTGCCCTGCGAGAAAAGACAGCGGCGACTCTACGTGTGGATGCAAACTGCGGTTGGACTGTGGACGAAGCCATTTCAAACTCACACGAGTTAAAAGATCTGGGCGTCGAGTTTATCGAACAACCGCTACCCGCCGATTCGTCGCGGGAGCAGCATCAGCGTGTCTATCAAGAAGCAGCGCTACCGATCATTGCCGATGAAAATTGCCTGGTCGAAGCGGACGTTGCGAAGTGTGCCGGGATTTTCCATGGTATCAATGTCAAACTCTGCAAGTGCGGCGGACTCACTCCGGGATTGAGAATGCTCCGGCAGGCACGCGAATTGGGATTGAAAACCATGGTAGGCTGCATGGTCGAAAGCTCCGTGGGGATCTCTGGCGCCGCGCAACTTCTGCCGCTGCTCGACTACGCGGATTTAGATGGTGCTGAACTGATTTCCGACGACATCGCTACGGGAGTTGTTGTTGACAATGGCCGTATCCGATTAGCACAGCGTTTCGGCAGCGGCGTTGAACTGAAAAACAAGCATAACGAGAGAACATAA